In the genome of Podospora pseudocomata strain CBS 415.72m chromosome 7, whole genome shotgun sequence, the window AGCGCCTATCACAACCACACAAGAGAATCACTAACAAATCGCCGTATGCCACACTGAATCGAGGTGCATAGTGGCGTTCAGGATTCAATTGTGAAGTACTCCAACTGTTTTCAACATCAATTCAGGCCGAACATGATCGGCAATAATGAGAACACAATGGGGACAGGGCTTCACTGCCTTTTTGCCTTGATATCTCATCTTCCTTCTCCACATCGTCGAATCGGTTGGATGTCGAAATAACCTGTATCCGACCTCGCAAAGGTGTCATGGCTGAATACTCCATTTTGACAAACACCACGTACCTTTCCGAGCTTCGCTATGGTTGGATTCCATCAGGGCAGGATCGCGGGACTTTGGATATACTCTGGTCATGCCTGATTCACCGTGACGctttgttgttgggttgcAACTCATCCCAATGCCGGCTCTTCCAAAGACAAAGTCTACCACCCCTTTTATCGATAGAGCCCACCTGGCTATGgtgggcttgctgggccCGGAGTTCTTGTTGGCTATTACACGGGGACAGTTCTCAAGCGCAAGACGGAGCTTTAGAGTAGccttctcatcatcgacCAATTTTTGTGTGAGACGCGAGACTGACGACACATGCAGAAATTCAGGACAGACAAGGTTACCAAAGGTGTGTAATGGAACCTTACATACGCCTTTTTTACGGACATGGGAGGCATGTCTCTTACCAGTCCTGACTATCCGGAGGGGTTTCCCATCAACGCAGAGCAGTTTCATTATCTCGTCAAGTACGGCCATGTCGACTTTCCAGATGTGGAACCGATGAAACTTGGCGAGAGGAACGCTTCTGATAATCTGTTGCGGTATGTGGCTACTTTATCTGTTCACCGAAAAAAGCTAACTTTTACGGGTCCAGGTTCATGACTTTGTGGCAAGCCATTTGGTTCTAGGTTATTGAGATTCAACGTATTGCGCATGGCCTCCCATGCCAACACTCGAGCTTACCGCCTTGTCATATGTATACATCCTGGTGGGGTGTCAGATTTGCTGGTTCAAGAAGCCTTCCATCTCAGTCCCAATGCGCATCCAAACCAAAGACGACGTAAAGATTCAGCAGATTCGAATGTGGGCTAAGAAGCATGTATATGTATAGACCTAACCATATAACGATGTTCGCTATCCCTGCCACTTGCTAACACAGTTATTTCAGACCCATCATGAGCTCCCTGAAGACCCCCAAGCATGGTACCGGACACCCGTGGATTTCATCAGTGGACCGCGATGGCAAATCGGCATCCACTGGGCATACTATACCCGGTGGTTGGAAATCCTCTGTGTTCCACTCTACAGTCGCCCCATCAAATCCAAGCTATGGGACCCCTTTCCGTCTGACGAATGGCTGCCAGCCGAGAAGGGTTCAATACTTCTATTTTTCTCTTTTATACCCGTGGGAATCATAATCTGGTTCTTTGCCGGCTGGGAATTTTTCTTTGCAACACCTATCGAGCAGATCCTTTGGAGGGTATGCGCCAGCTACCACGCCGTATTCGGGGTGTATGGTTATACGTACTATTATACCGAAATATTCAAGTGGCGCAAGGCGAAGACGGATTCCGACAAGCGTTGTCAGTATGTGGAAGCTTCGCCGTCAGAGACGGAAGAAGCGGTAGTCAtgggggagaagacgggCGACCCTGTCAAGAATCTAACTCCTGTAACGGCTACGGATATCTCCCCGGACAGCAAGGACAATACCAAAGCTGACAACAGCGACATTGAATCTCAGACACAGCCTGCCTCTGAGACGTCAAAGGATGGGTATCATGCACCTTACACGCTACAATGGCTTCCTCCTATGACTATCGCCGGGGTTCTTGGGTTCCTGCGGAACAACTCGGCAAACAGAGACCCCCAAATGCGGCTTTCTTTACGCGTTCTCATTCCAGTGTCGGTCATCTGTGGGCTGTACATTTTATGACGTTTGGCCATCTGGAGTGAGCCTGCCGGGGTTTATGTAACTGTGAATCGATATATGGCATTTTGGGGTGATGGGTGAATTGTCCATTGTATTTGTCTTTTTTAATTGTGGAACCATGACTGTCCTGGCGTTTAAGAGTTCTTGAATATTGGGGGATACTTTTGGTGCACATACAGGATCCTGGACAGGTCAAAATGATTGCATACGGTAGACATTGTTCTTGAAGATATCTCAGACCCTACTTGATGAAAGGCCTGTATCAGGAGTTGCGCTATAGAATGGTTATTCGACA includes:
- a CDS encoding hypothetical protein (EggNog:ENOG503P0U3) is translated as MPTLELTALSYVYILVGCQICWFKKPSISVPMRIQTKDDVKIQQIRMWAKKHTHHELPEDPQAWYRTPVDFISGPRWQIGIHWAYYTRWLEILCVPLYSRPIKSKLWDPFPSDEWLPAEKGSILLFFSFIPVGIIIWFFAGWEFFFATPIEQILWRVCASYHAVFGVYGYTYYYTEIFKWRKAKTDSDKRCQYVEASPSETEEAVVMGEKTGDPVKNLTPVTATDISPDSKDNTKADNSDIESQTQPASETSKDGYHAPYTLQWLPPMTIAGVLGFLRNNSANRDPQMRLSLRVLIPVSVICGLYIL